In Variovorax sp. OAS795, a single window of DNA contains:
- the lpdA gene encoding dihydrolipoyl dehydrogenase, with the protein MAHTVEVKVPDIGEFKDVAVIELLVKPGEVIAVDTGLVMVESDKASMEIPSSHAGTVKELKVALGDKVSEGSVILVIETAAAASPLPPAGEGPGVRATAAPSPQPSPASGRGSEAAPTPVAGSYTGKADLECEVLVLGAGPGGYSAAFRSADLGMKTMLVERYATLGGVCLNVGCIPSKALLHTAGVMDEVKLLAKHGIKFAAPEVDIDALRGFKDGVIKKLTGGLAGMAKARKVEVVTGVGSFLDAYHVEVAGEGGAKKVVKFAKAIIAAGSQAVNLPFMPEDERVVDSTGALLLKGIPKRMLVIGGGIIGLEMATVYSTLGTRIDVVEMLDGLMQGADRDLVKVWEKFNAPRFDNVMLKTKTIGAKATQAGIEVSFEGEKAPAGPQVYDLVLVAVGRSPNGKKIAADKAGVAVTDRGFIDVDKQMRTNVPHIFAIGDIVGQPMLAHKAVHEAHVAAEAAHGEAAFFDARQIPSVAYTDPEVAWAGKTEEQCKAEGLKIGKAVFPWAASGRAIANGRDEGFTKLLFDEATHRIVGGGIVGTHAGDLISEVCLAIEMGCEPSDIGKTIHPHPTLGESIGMAAEVFEGHCTDLPPVKKK; encoded by the coding sequence ATGGCACACACGGTGGAAGTCAAGGTTCCGGACATCGGCGAATTCAAGGATGTCGCGGTCATCGAGCTGCTGGTCAAGCCCGGCGAGGTGATCGCGGTCGATACCGGGCTGGTGATGGTGGAGTCCGACAAGGCGTCGATGGAGATTCCGTCGAGCCATGCGGGCACGGTGAAGGAGCTGAAGGTCGCGCTGGGGGACAAGGTGAGCGAAGGGTCGGTGATCCTCGTCATCGAGACGGCTGCTGCTGCCTCCCCTCTCCCGCCTGCGGGAGAGGGGCCGGGGGTGAGGGCGACGGCCGCACCCTCACCCCAACCCTCTCCCGCAAGCGGGAGAGGGAGCGAGGCAGCGCCTACGCCTGTCGCGGGCAGCTACACCGGCAAGGCCGACCTCGAATGCGAAGTGCTCGTGCTCGGCGCCGGCCCCGGCGGCTACTCGGCCGCGTTCCGCAGCGCCGACCTCGGCATGAAGACGATGCTGGTCGAGCGCTACGCCACGCTCGGCGGCGTGTGCCTCAACGTGGGCTGCATTCCCTCGAAGGCGCTGCTGCACACGGCCGGCGTGATGGACGAGGTCAAGCTGCTGGCCAAGCACGGCATCAAGTTCGCCGCGCCCGAGGTCGACATCGACGCGCTGCGCGGCTTCAAGGACGGCGTCATCAAGAAGCTCACCGGCGGCCTGGCCGGCATGGCCAAGGCGCGCAAGGTCGAGGTGGTCACCGGTGTCGGCAGCTTCCTCGATGCCTACCACGTCGAGGTGGCGGGAGAGGGCGGCGCGAAGAAGGTGGTGAAGTTCGCCAAGGCCATCATCGCCGCGGGCTCGCAGGCCGTGAACCTGCCCTTCATGCCCGAGGACGAGCGCGTCGTCGACTCCACCGGCGCGCTGCTGCTCAAGGGCATTCCCAAGCGCATGCTGGTCATCGGTGGCGGCATCATCGGCCTGGAGATGGCGACGGTGTATTCGACGCTGGGCACGCGCATCGACGTGGTCGAGATGCTCGACGGCCTGATGCAGGGCGCCGACCGCGACCTCGTCAAGGTGTGGGAGAAGTTCAACGCGCCACGCTTCGACAACGTGATGCTCAAGACCAAGACCATCGGTGCCAAGGCCACCCAGGCCGGCATCGAAGTGAGCTTCGAGGGCGAAAAGGCGCCTGCGGGCCCGCAGGTCTACGACCTGGTGCTGGTGGCCGTGGGCCGCAGCCCCAACGGCAAGAAGATCGCGGCCGACAAGGCCGGCGTGGCCGTCACCGACCGCGGCTTCATCGACGTGGACAAGCAGATGCGCACCAATGTGCCGCACATCTTCGCCATCGGCGACATCGTGGGCCAGCCCATGCTGGCGCACAAGGCGGTGCACGAGGCGCATGTGGCGGCCGAGGCGGCGCACGGCGAGGCGGCGTTCTTCGACGCCCGGCAGATTCCCTCGGTGGCCTACACCGACCCCGAGGTGGCCTGGGCCGGCAAGACGGAGGAGCAATGCAAGGCCGAGGGCCTGAAGATCGGCAAGGCGGTGTTCCCGTGGGCCGCATCGGGCCGCGCCATCGCCAACGGCCGCGACGAGGGCTTCACCAAGCTGCTGTTCGACGAGGCCACGCACCGCATCGTCGGCGGCGGCATCGTGGGCACGCATGCGGGCGACCTGATCAGCGAGGTGTGCCTGGCCATCGAGATGGGCTGCGAGCCCTCGGACATCGGCAAGACCATCCATCCGCATCCGACACTGGGCGAATCCATCGGCATGGCGGCCGAGGTGTTCGAGGGGCATTGCACCGACCTGCCCCCGGTGAAGAAGAAGTAG
- a CDS encoding alpha/beta fold hydrolase, producing MPLALAFEALGSGPPVVILHGLFGAGRNWTQFAEALAGDHRVYLPDARNHGASPWAESMSYVEMAADVRTLIEREQLRRPFVIGHSMGGKTAMALALSHPEAVAGIAVIDIAPESYADQFSSYVSAMRSLDVAGAASRREIRQALADSLSAEAPVDFLMQNLRRQNDRFDWRLNLLATGLCMRELCDFPEALRSARSDAPALFLHGAESDYVRPSSHAGIRALFPHAQIDAIAGAGHWVHADQPAALSCGLRDWLADAQAAAPL from the coding sequence ATGCCGCTCGCACTGGCTTTCGAGGCGCTGGGTTCGGGGCCTCCGGTGGTGATCCTGCACGGCCTGTTCGGCGCAGGGCGCAACTGGACGCAATTTGCAGAGGCGCTGGCCGGGGACCACCGCGTCTACCTGCCCGATGCCCGCAACCATGGCGCGTCGCCATGGGCGGAATCGATGTCGTACGTGGAGATGGCGGCCGACGTGCGCACGCTGATCGAGCGCGAGCAGCTGCGCCGGCCGTTCGTGATCGGCCACAGCATGGGCGGCAAGACCGCGATGGCGCTGGCGCTCTCGCACCCGGAGGCCGTCGCCGGCATCGCCGTGATCGACATCGCGCCCGAGAGCTATGCCGACCAGTTCTCGTCGTACGTGTCGGCCATGCGCAGCCTCGACGTGGCGGGCGCGGCGAGCCGCCGCGAGATCCGCCAGGCGCTGGCCGACAGCCTCAGCGCCGAGGCCCCGGTCGACTTCCTGATGCAGAACCTGCGCCGGCAGAACGACCGCTTCGACTGGCGCCTGAACCTGCTGGCCACGGGCCTGTGCATGCGCGAGCTGTGCGACTTTCCCGAGGCGCTGCGTTCGGCGCGCTCCGACGCGCCGGCGCTCTTCCTGCACGGCGCGGAGTCCGACTACGTGCGGCCTTCGTCGCACGCCGGCATCCGCGCGCTGTTCCCGCATGCGCAGATCGACGCCATTGCCGGCGCCGGCCACTGGGTGCATG